One window of the Methanocaldococcus vulcanius M7 genome contains the following:
- a CDS encoding AIR synthase-related protein, which translates to MDLEGYVRRCLRKKIPENKIIEDGFKRILEIKEDVDDVFAKKFIKAILEEVKTSEKAKETKDKNLKTLLNYPKSGITMGKMGVGSRGEGDFFVHREIARIIKSTKVNAYVSAEEQDDAGIVKADAKYVVAAIDGTHSRLSEFPFLGGFHVARAALRDVFVMGADAVALISDIHLADDGDVGKIFDFTAGICAVSEAVNVPLIGGSTLRIGGDMVIGDRLVSAVGAIGVIKDGKPTARRNAEVGDVILMTEGSGGGTITTTALYYGWFDVIYETLNVDFIKACQNLIKSGLVKKVSAMTDITNGGLRGDAYEISKTANVSLIFEKEKVYKTINPKVLKMLESLNIDPLGISTDSLMIICKEEDVEEIKKLTGSIEVGYVEKGSESYLIDGDKKIPLKPMFRESAYTPVKKVVGEMKPDNFEEMKEKVRKACDDAIKKKDLVIELINSR; encoded by the coding sequence ATGGATTTAGAGGGATATGTTAGAAGATGTCTAAGAAAAAAAATACCAGAAAACAAAATAATCGAAGATGGATTTAAAAGAATCTTGGAAATAAAAGAAGATGTTGATGATGTCTTTGCTAAAAAATTTATAAAGGCAATTTTGGAGGAAGTAAAAACCTCAGAAAAAGCAAAAGAAACAAAAGATAAAAATTTAAAAACTTTACTAAACTATCCAAAATCTGGCATAACGATGGGAAAGATGGGAGTGGGAAGTAGAGGAGAGGGAGATTTCTTTGTTCATAGGGAGATTGCAAGAATAATAAAAAGCACAAAGGTTAATGCATACGTCTCAGCAGAAGAACAAGACGATGCAGGAATAGTTAAAGCAGATGCAAAATATGTTGTAGCAGCAATAGATGGAACTCACTCTCGACTAAGTGAATTTCCATTTTTAGGAGGATTCCATGTTGCAAGAGCAGCTTTAAGAGATGTTTTTGTTATGGGAGCTGATGCAGTGGCATTAATAAGTGATATACACTTGGCTGACGATGGAGATGTTGGAAAGATATTTGATTTTACAGCAGGAATTTGTGCCGTTTCCGAGGCAGTTAATGTTCCACTAATAGGCGGAAGCACACTTAGGATTGGAGGAGATATGGTAATCGGAGATCGATTGGTTAGTGCTGTTGGGGCAATTGGGGTTATTAAAGATGGAAAACCAACTGCAAGAAGAAATGCAGAAGTTGGAGATGTTATACTAATGACAGAAGGTAGCGGAGGAGGAACTATAACTACAACTGCTCTGTATTATGGATGGTTTGATGTGATTTATGAAACGTTAAATGTTGATTTTATAAAGGCATGTCAAAACTTAATAAAAAGTGGTTTAGTTAAAAAGGTTAGTGCAATGACCGACATTACAAACGGAGGGTTGAGAGGAGATGCTTATGAGATCTCTAAAACCGCAAATGTGTCTCTAATCTTTGAGAAAGAAAAAGTTTATAAAACGATCAACCCAAAGGTCTTGAAGATGCTTGAATCATTAAACATTGATCCACTTGGAATTTCCACTGACTCTTTGATGATAATATGTAAAGAAGAGGATGTTGAAGAGATAAAAAAATTAACTGGAAGTATAGAAGTAGGATATGTAGAAAAAGGGAGCGAGAGTTATCTGATAGATGGAGATAAAAAAATACCGCTGAAACCTATGTTCAGGGAATCTGCATATACGCCTGTCAAAAAGGTTGTTGGAGAGATGAAACCCGATAACTTCGAGGAAATGAAAGAGAAGGTAAGAAAGGCCTGTGATGATGCAATTAAAAAGAAGGATCTTGTTATAGAACTTATAAACAGCCGTTAG
- a CDS encoding type II toxin-antitoxin system RelE family toxin encodes MTNKKQFAVQIWTAQTSNGERIFSIKFHKNAVKSAKYLPNSHKKKLEEFLNNVLRHNPIQLKGFNIKKLTGKHPPLYRLRLGDFG; translated from the coding sequence ATGACAAATAAAAAACAATTTGCAGTCCAAATTTGGACTGCACAAACCTCAAATGGTGAAAGAATATTCTCCATAAAATTTCATAAAAATGCTGTAAAGTCAGCCAAATATCTCCCAAACTCTCATAAAAAGAAATTGGAAGAGTTCTTAAATAATGTTTTAAGACATAATCCAATCCAATTGAAAGGATTTAATATAAAAAAATTAACTGGAAAACACCCTCCGCTATATAGGTTAAGGTTGGGAGATTTTGGTTGA
- a CDS encoding 2,5-diamino-6-(ribosylamino)-4(3H)-pyrimidinone 5'-phosphate reductase yields MKPYVISNVGITLDGKLATVNNDSRISCEEDLIRVHKIRAKVDGIMVGIGTVLKDDPRLTVHKIKSDRNPVRIVVDSKLRVPLNARVLNSDAKTIIATTEDLDEEKQKKIKILKERGIDIVMCGEEKVDLRKLMNVLYKKGIKTILLEGGGTLNWGMFKEGLVDEVSVYIAPKIFGGKNAPTYVDGEGFKSEEESVKLELKNFYRLGEGIVLEFKVIKP; encoded by the coding sequence ATGAAGCCATATGTTATATCTAATGTTGGCATAACCCTTGACGGAAAACTTGCAACAGTAAACAATGATTCGAGAATTTCATGTGAAGAGGATCTAATAAGAGTCCACAAGATTAGAGCGAAAGTTGATGGAATTATGGTAGGCATTGGAACTGTCTTAAAGGATGATCCAAGATTAACTGTTCATAAAATAAAGAGCGATAGAAATCCAGTTAGGATCGTTGTAGATAGTAAATTGAGGGTGCCGTTAAATGCTCGTGTTTTAAACAGTGATGCAAAGACAATTATTGCAACAACAGAGGATTTAGATGAGGAAAAACAGAAAAAAATAAAAATTTTAAAAGAAAGGGGGATAGATATTGTAATGTGTGGAGAAGAAAAGGTAGATCTAAGAAAGTTAATGAATGTTCTTTACAAAAAGGGAATTAAAACAATACTATTAGAAGGAGGTGGAACTCTAAACTGGGGAATGTTTAAGGAGGGATTAGTTGATGAGGTCTCCGTCTATATAGCTCCGAAGATCTTTGGAGGGAAAAACGCTCCAACTTATGTGGATGGAGAGGGCTTTAAAAGTGAGGAGGAATCCGTTAAATTAGAGTTAAAAAACTTTTATAGGTTAGGAGAGGGAATTGTATTGGAATTTAAGGTTATAAAACCATAA
- the csx2 gene encoding TIGR02221 family CRISPR-associated protein, giving the protein MRKMLSFLGTGNYKPCIYEFNGTLSEKTRFAQEAIIQKLCKDWGEEDKIIIFLTEGAKIGNWYGENYKNEKELTEGLKERLKKLNLKAEIIPVDIPDGNTEEEIWKLFKIVYDTLEEGDEVYFDITHSFRYLPMLTTILLSYAKVLKNIRVKRILYGNIYGETPKIMDITAFDTLMSWTNAIDKFLSGGYAEDIVKLAEREYYPRLKESKGKDEFARNLRFVSNQLNTFMEYLATVRGPMIDEYGYNKLRNAIDAVLKSINEGSSIEPMIPLLERVKEKLSDFEDNDIYNGLKAVKWCIDHNLIQQGYTLLQESIVTIICKKFEFDELDREYRMLISSALNIKGQDIPEDNWNEFAKKNKELIKETISKCDDELSKIFVEITQYRNNLNHAGYNRDKKKPKDFENKLKELYERTLKVLWG; this is encoded by the coding sequence ATGAGGAAGATGTTGTCATTCTTAGGAACGGGAAACTATAAACCATGCATATATGAGTTTAATGGGACTCTAAGTGAGAAGACAAGATTCGCTCAAGAGGCAATAATTCAAAAATTGTGTAAAGATTGGGGGGAGGAGGATAAGATAATAATATTCTTAACAGAGGGGGCTAAAATTGGAAATTGGTATGGTGAGAATTATAAAAATGAGAAAGAATTAACAGAAGGATTAAAAGAAAGGTTAAAAAAGCTAAATTTAAAAGCTGAGATAATCCCAGTAGATATTCCTGATGGTAACACTGAAGAAGAAATTTGGAAATTGTTTAAGATAGTTTATGACACATTAGAAGAAGGAGATGAGGTTTATTTTGACATTACACACTCATTTAGATATTTACCAATGCTTACAACTATTTTACTGAGTTATGCCAAGGTATTAAAGAACATTAGAGTTAAAAGAATCCTCTATGGAAATATATATGGAGAAACTCCAAAGATTATGGATATCACAGCCTTTGATACTTTAATGTCTTGGACTAATGCTATTGATAAGTTTTTAAGTGGAGGTTATGCAGAGGATATTGTTAAATTGGCAGAAAGAGAATATTATCCAAGATTAAAAGAAAGTAAAGGTAAGGATGAATTTGCAAGGAATTTAAGATTTGTAAGTAACCAACTTAACACTTTTATGGAATATCTTGCAACAGTTAGAGGACCAATGATTGATGAGTATGGATATAATAAGCTCAGAAATGCAATTGATGCAGTTCTAAAATCTATCAATGAGGGTAGTTCTATAGAACCAATGATTCCATTGTTAGAGAGGGTTAAAGAAAAATTAAGTGATTTTGAAGATAACGATATTTATAATGGCTTAAAGGCAGTTAAATGGTGTATTGACCACAACTTAATACAGCAGGGATATACATTACTTCAAGAGAGCATTGTTACAATAATCTGTAAAAAATTTGAGTTTGATGAATTAGATAGGGAATATAGGATGTTAATTAGTTCTGCTCTGAATATAAAGGGGCAAGATATTCCTGAAGATAATTGGAATGAGTTTGCAAAGAAAAATAAGGAGTTGATAAAAGAGACAATCTCTAAATGTGATGATGAATTGTCTAAAATATTTGTTGAAATTACACAATATAGAAATAATTTAAATCACGCTGGCTATAATAGAGATAAGAAAAAACCTAAGGATTTTGAAAACAAATTAAAGGAATTGTATGAGAGAACTCTAAAAGTGCTGTGGGGATAG
- a CDS encoding nucleotide sugar dehydrogenase has translation MGEQIKSENKENKKICVIGLGYIGLPTASMLAIQGFNVIGVDINKKRVEEIKNLTFKTTEKDLMTLVKGAISSGNLKVQTKPEKADVYIICVPTPCIEIDGEKKCDLTYLNEAMKNLRPLLEDGNLIIIESTIPPGTTEEIYNLLSENKKIHLAHCPERVLPGNILRELVENDRVIGGVDETSAKMAKEIYESFVVGKIYLTDAKTAEMVKLMENTYRDVNIALANEFAKIAEEIGIDVWEAIKLANQHPRVNILKPGPGVGGHCISIDPWFIIEKSKNAKLIRTARELNDSMPLFVVEKIKKILNNMDNKKNNKKEKEIISIFGITYKGNVDDTRESPAERVVEELIKEGFEVRCYDKYANEFKYPLYDLDSAIENSDMIVILTDHDEYKSFDKEKLTKIASKMKKKVILDTKNIIDRNLWRDVGFKVYVLGDGKNA, from the coding sequence ATGGGAGAACAAATCAAAAGCGAAAATAAAGAAAACAAAAAAATATGTGTTATTGGATTGGGCTACATCGGTTTACCAACTGCCTCAATGCTCGCAATACAGGGTTTCAATGTTATTGGAGTAGATATAAATAAAAAGAGAGTTGAAGAAATAAAAAATCTGACATTTAAAACTACTGAGAAAGACCTAATGACATTAGTTAAAGGAGCCATAAGTTCTGGAAACCTAAAAGTTCAAACGAAACCTGAGAAAGCTGATGTATATATTATATGTGTCCCTACCCCATGTATCGAAATTGACGGAGAAAAAAAATGTGATTTAACATATTTAAATGAAGCAATGAAAAACCTACGTCCACTCTTAGAAGATGGAAATCTCATAATAATAGAGAGCACGATCCCTCCTGGAACAACAGAGGAGATATATAATCTCTTATCAGAAAATAAAAAGATACATTTAGCCCACTGCCCAGAGAGAGTTCTACCCGGAAATATATTGAGAGAGTTGGTTGAAAACGATCGAGTGATTGGAGGGGTTGATGAAACATCAGCAAAGATGGCAAAAGAGATCTATGAATCCTTTGTAGTGGGTAAGATCTATTTAACCGATGCAAAAACAGCTGAAATGGTAAAGTTAATGGAAAACACTTATAGAGATGTTAATATTGCATTAGCCAATGAGTTTGCGAAAATAGCTGAAGAGATCGGTATTGATGTTTGGGAAGCGATAAAATTAGCCAATCAACATCCGAGAGTCAATATTTTAAAACCTGGGCCAGGCGTTGGAGGGCACTGTATAAGCATAGATCCATGGTTTATTATTGAAAAATCAAAGAATGCTAAATTAATAAGAACTGCAAGAGAGTTAAACGATTCAATGCCTCTATTTGTCGTTGAGAAGATCAAGAAAATTTTAAATAATATGGATAACAAAAAAAATAATAAAAAGGAAAAAGAGATAATATCCATCTTTGGAATCACATACAAAGGAAATGTTGACGATACAAGAGAAAGTCCAGCAGAGAGAGTTGTTGAAGAACTAATAAAAGAGGGTTTTGAAGTCAGATGTTATGATAAATATGCCAATGAATTTAAGTATCCATTATATGATTTAGATTCTGCAATAGAAAATTCGGATATGATTGTTATTCTAACAGATCATGATGAATATAAGTCATTTGATAAAGAGAAATTAACAAAAATTGCTTCGAAGATGAAAAAGAAAGTGATTTTAGATACTAAAAATATAATAGATAGAAACTTGTGGAGAGACGTAGGGTTTAAGGTGTATGTATTGGGTGATGGTAAAAATGCATGA
- a CDS encoding chloride channel protein: MNIILPLKKLIKIIKWISIASLIGIVGGLSSVIMAIIIEYFPQKHNILLIPIVFFVAGLFVDHIYELKGSGIDRVLKALNTNEKLTWFRGVLKILLAGAVIAVGGSAGKEGPCVQSSASFADELYRLLKLKNRELVIITGIAGGLSGAFSAPLGTAILACEIIEHENFNYINLIPPIVSSVVGYLIFYTIMGRKHLFNLRLTYTITPHDFFLFIVGAFFCSLIAHIYIKTYKKISLTFDSFNLPYCIKTLIGGILVAVIAYFIPEIMGMGLELTKELFLVESFSLLFLIMLLVGKMLATSFTVGSGTPGGLVFPSMCIGAISGMIFGTLVGDCSAPYIVLGIATTLSATTNAPLGGAVLCTEIFGFDFAVPSSIGAVIGYQMTKFETIFKYIRF; the protein is encoded by the coding sequence ATGAATATCATTCTACCTCTTAAAAAGTTAATTAAAATAATCAAATGGATAAGTATTGCATCGTTGATTGGTATTGTTGGGGGGTTAAGTTCAGTTATTATGGCGATTATTATAGAATATTTCCCCCAAAAACATAATATTTTGTTAATTCCAATTGTCTTTTTCGTTGCAGGATTGTTCGTTGATCATATTTATGAGTTGAAAGGTTCTGGGATCGATAGGGTTTTAAAAGCACTAAACACAAATGAAAAATTGACTTGGTTTAGAGGGGTTTTAAAAATTTTATTGGCAGGGGCTGTTATTGCTGTTGGAGGAAGTGCAGGAAAAGAGGGACCCTGTGTTCAGTCGAGTGCATCTTTCGCCGATGAACTTTATAGATTGCTAAAATTGAAAAATAGGGAGTTGGTTATCATAACTGGAATTGCAGGAGGGCTGAGTGGAGCGTTTTCTGCTCCTTTAGGAACTGCAATTCTTGCCTGTGAGATTATTGAACACGAGAACTTTAACTATATTAATTTAATTCCACCGATAGTTTCGAGTGTAGTTGGGTATTTGATTTTTTATACAATAATGGGAAGAAAACATCTGTTTAATTTGAGATTAACCTATACTATAACTCCACATGATTTCTTTCTGTTTATTGTTGGAGCATTTTTCTGTTCACTAATTGCACACATTTATATAAAAACATATAAGAAAATATCCTTAACATTTGATAGTTTTAATCTTCCCTACTGTATTAAAACGTTGATCGGAGGGATATTGGTTGCTGTGATAGCATATTTCATCCCAGAAATTATGGGAATGGGTTTAGAACTTACAAAAGAGTTATTTCTTGTTGAAAGTTTTTCTTTGTTATTTTTGATTATGCTACTTGTAGGCAAAATGTTAGCAACGTCTTTTACAGTTGGATCTGGAACACCAGGAGGTTTGGTATTTCCCTCCATGTGCATTGGAGCAATTTCAGGAATGATATTTGGAACACTCGTAGGGGACTGTTCAGCCCCATATATAGTTTTGGGCATTGCAACAACCCTCTCAGCAACTACTAACGCCCCACTGGGTGGAGCAGTTTTATGCACTGAGATCTTTGGTTTTGATTTTGCAGTTCCGTCTTCGATAGGGGCAGTTATTGGGTATCAGATGACCAAGTTTGAGACGATATTCAAGTATATCAGATTTTAA
- a CDS encoding MJ0307 family thioredoxin: protein MSKVKIELFTSPMCPHCPAAKRVVEEVVSEMPNDVDVEYINVMENPQKAVEYGIMAVPTIVINGDVEFIGAPTKEALIEAIKRRL from the coding sequence ATGTCAAAAGTAAAAATTGAACTATTTACATCACCAATGTGTCCTCACTGCCCCGCTGCTAAGAGAGTTGTTGAAGAAGTTGTAAGTGAAATGCCAAATGATGTGGATGTTGAATACATAAATGTTATGGAAAATCCTCAGAAAGCTGTTGAGTATGGAATAATGGCAGTTCCAACCATAGTAATAAATGGAGACGTTGAATTTATCGGAGCACCTACAAAAGAGGCGTTAATTGAGGCAATAAAGAGGAGATTATAA
- a CDS encoding DUF169 domain-containing protein, whose product MDVNEIRTYAKKLMELMMLDKPFVAVKLAKSEGEIPEGYETLEEERRHCEMIQLARLERKKLYATVDKHLCKGGAYAMGVFRNPPEPLATGKLYVKLGNFKDEEAAKKTVEAIPKVEEEIYATVYAPLDETDFVPDSIVFIGEPLYALRLVQAMLYHKGGRFQADFSGIQSLCADAVAAVYTRKAPNMTLGCNGSRKYAGIKPEEVVVAFPPEKLKDIVEAIEYFRQVWTCGH is encoded by the coding sequence ATGGACGTTAATGAAATAAGAACATATGCAAAAAAACTAATGGAATTGATGATGTTGGATAAACCATTTGTTGCTGTAAAATTAGCAAAATCTGAGGGGGAGATACCAGAGGGCTATGAAACATTAGAAGAAGAAAGAAGACACTGTGAAATGATTCAGTTAGCAAGATTGGAAAGAAAAAAACTATATGCAACAGTTGATAAACACCTCTGTAAAGGAGGAGCTTATGCAATGGGTGTTTTTAGAAACCCACCAGAACCATTGGCAACGGGAAAACTATATGTCAAATTAGGAAACTTTAAAGATGAAGAAGCAGCTAAAAAAACAGTTGAAGCAATTCCAAAAGTTGAAGAAGAGATATATGCAACTGTTTATGCTCCATTGGATGAAACCGACTTTGTTCCTGATTCAATTGTATTCATTGGAGAGCCACTATATGCTTTAAGATTAGTTCAAGCAATGCTCTACCACAAAGGAGGAAGATTCCAAGCGGACTTCTCAGGAATACAGTCATTATGTGCTGACGCTGTTGCAGCTGTCTATACAAGAAAAGCACCAAACATGACATTAGGTTGTAATGGTTCAAGAAAATACGCTGGAATTAAGCCAGAAGAAGTCGTTGTTGCTTTCCCACCTGAGAAATTAAAAGACATTGTTGAAGCAATCGAATATTTCAGACAAGTTTGGACATGTGGACATTAA
- a CDS encoding MnmC family methyltransferase has product MLPNKKALKIIEKYIKIYDGKNEDEIKRSLIKDLLKNDVLVKTKDGTFTLKAESEDELMHSNVGALTESIYKFVEPSNIASIKQPKILDLCSGLGYNATTALHYNKNAHIDMVEVCEEVLFLTLFLDIPYKEHEIIKDKVREYFLNKKGIEYASNFDNVHVYVMDAREFICKKKTDYHAIFHDAFSPKRDPTLYTYDFLEMLFFNTKKGGVLISYSSSIPFRSALVDCGFEISEKESVGRKRGITLAYKCPNFDVDRVNRTDERVIALSTTALPYRDESLSLSSLEIENFRRELRKQLKDDLIRIDKFISTKRIKKGKVPDYIINIQEEALSSSKVIKKMRSEFFGDEKFFIKFSSNGCL; this is encoded by the coding sequence ATGCTTCCAAACAAAAAAGCTTTAAAAATTATCGAAAAATATATAAAAATATATGATGGAAAAAATGAGGATGAGATAAAAAGATCTTTAATTAAAGACCTCCTAAAAAACGATGTCTTAGTAAAAACCAAAGATGGGACATTTACATTAAAAGCTGAGAGTGAAGATGAATTAATGCATTCAAATGTAGGTGCATTAACAGAATCTATTTATAAATTTGTTGAGCCCTCAAACATAGCAAGCATAAAACAACCAAAAATATTGGATCTGTGTAGCGGATTAGGATACAACGCCACCACAGCCCTTCACTATAACAAAAATGCACATATTGATATGGTAGAAGTATGTGAAGAGGTTTTATTTTTAACCTTATTTTTAGATATTCCATATAAAGAGCATGAGATAATAAAAGATAAAGTTAGAGAATATTTTTTAAATAAAAAAGGTATAGAATATGCTTCAAACTTTGATAATGTGCATGTATATGTTATGGATGCGAGAGAGTTTATCTGTAAAAAGAAAACTGATTATCATGCAATTTTTCACGATGCCTTTTCTCCAAAGAGAGATCCAACACTCTATACTTACGATTTTTTGGAGATGTTGTTTTTTAATACAAAAAAAGGAGGAGTGTTGATCTCTTACTCATCTTCAATACCATTTAGAAGTGCATTAGTTGATTGTGGATTTGAGATTTCAGAAAAAGAGAGTGTTGGAAGAAAGAGGGGGATAACTCTTGCCTATAAGTGCCCAAACTTTGATGTTGATAGGGTTAATAGAACTGACGAAAGGGTTATAGCATTGTCAACAACGGCTTTACCTTATCGAGATGAGAGTTTATCTCTCAGTTCGTTAGAGATAGAAAATTTTAGAAGAGAGCTTAGAAAACAATTAAAAGATGACTTAATTAGAATAGACAAATTTATATCAACTAAAAGGATAAAAAAGGGCAAAGTTCCGGATTATATAATAAATATTCAGGAAGAGGCATTAAGTTCTTCAAAAGTTATTAAAAAAATGAGATCTGAGTTTTTTGGAGACGAAAAGTTTTTTATTAAATTTTCATCTAACGGCTGTTTATAA
- the lonB gene encoding ATP-dependent protease LonB produces MFSTDFKTTEELPEPSPRLIDQVIGQDEAVKIIVSAVKNKRNVILLGEPGVGKSMIVKAVGEIISDFGEFKPYYIIAKPNLKNMERPIVEVIDGEYKEEHKEMPKLDFKTPNSTTLILIMIGAILISEYLLKFLPQQYLLAAVSIASLIVLIFGFVIILTSIMGASRTSMAGNINPSDLKPVLLYECKKRPLVRASAYNVTRLLGDIKHCPLGGRPPLGTPPHKRIILGAIHEAHRGILYVDEIKTMPLDVQDYILTALQDKQLPISGRNPNSSGATVETNPIPCDFILIMSGNMDDVYNLRAPLLDRIDYKIVLKNKMDNTLENRDKLLQFIVQEIKNNNLNPMTYDGCCEVVRIAEYLAGSKDKLTLRLRLLANIIKMANDVAMGKEVEELLGNFDEKGNYNPETQKDKKNKVYITAEHVRKVFDTGIYSMEKQVALNYIKNFKRYKHIVPNDTPKVGVVYGLAVIGSGGIGDVTKIIVQILDSKNPGTHLLNISGDIAKHSITLASALSKKLVSEKKLPLPEKDIDLTNKEIYIQFSQSYSKIDGDSATAAVCLAIISALLEIPLKQDFAITGSLDLSGNVLAIGGVNEKIEAARRYGFKRVIIPEANMIDVIETEGIEIIPVKTLDEIVPLVFDLSSIKKDNKKEEKSEEVAKA; encoded by the coding sequence ATGTTTTCAACGGACTTTAAAACTACTGAAGAACTTCCAGAACCCTCACCAAGATTGATAGATCAGGTTATTGGGCAAGATGAAGCAGTAAAAATCATCGTATCTGCTGTAAAAAATAAAAGAAATGTGATCCTCCTTGGAGAACCAGGGGTTGGAAAATCGATGATTGTTAAGGCAGTTGGCGAGATAATATCGGATTTTGGAGAATTTAAACCCTATTATATAATTGCAAAACCAAATTTAAAGAATATGGAAAGACCTATTGTTGAAGTTATAGATGGAGAGTATAAAGAGGAGCACAAAGAAATGCCAAAACTGGACTTTAAAACTCCAAACTCCACAACTTTAATACTTATAATGATAGGTGCAATTTTAATTTCAGAGTATCTATTAAAATTCCTACCTCAGCAGTATCTACTTGCAGCGGTTTCAATTGCCTCACTGATCGTTTTAATATTCGGATTCGTAATTATATTGACGAGCATAATGGGAGCATCAAGAACATCTATGGCAGGAAATATAAACCCCTCCGATTTAAAACCCGTCCTTCTCTATGAATGTAAAAAAAGACCACTTGTAAGGGCAAGTGCTTACAACGTTACAAGATTATTAGGAGATATAAAACACTGTCCTCTTGGAGGAAGACCGCCATTAGGAACTCCTCCTCACAAAAGGATAATTTTAGGGGCTATTCACGAAGCCCACAGAGGAATCCTATACGTAGATGAAATCAAAACAATGCCGTTAGATGTTCAGGACTATATATTAACAGCTCTACAAGATAAACAACTTCCAATAAGCGGTAGAAATCCTAATTCAAGCGGAGCAACGGTTGAAACAAATCCAATACCTTGTGATTTCATCCTAATAATGTCTGGAAACATGGATGATGTTTACAATTTGAGAGCTCCACTTTTAGATAGGATCGACTATAAGATCGTTCTAAAAAACAAGATGGATAACACCTTAGAAAATAGGGATAAACTATTGCAATTTATAGTTCAAGAAATAAAAAACAACAATTTAAATCCAATGACCTATGACGGTTGCTGTGAAGTTGTTAGAATTGCTGAATATTTAGCAGGATCCAAAGATAAATTAACATTAAGATTAAGATTGCTTGCTAATATAATTAAAATGGCCAATGATGTGGCAATGGGTAAAGAAGTTGAAGAATTGTTAGGCAATTTTGACGAAAAAGGAAATTACAATCCAGAAACTCAGAAAGATAAGAAAAATAAAGTATATATAACTGCCGAACACGTAAGAAAGGTCTTTGATACTGGAATATATAGCATGGAAAAACAGGTGGCTCTTAACTACATTAAAAACTTTAAAAGATACAAACATATCGTTCCAAATGATACTCCAAAAGTTGGGGTTGTTTATGGATTGGCAGTTATTGGAAGTGGCGGAATAGGAGATGTAACTAAAATAATAGTCCAAATACTCGATTCTAAAAATCCAGGAACCCATTTGTTAAACATTAGTGGAGATATTGCAAAACATTCAATAACTCTTGCTTCTGCATTATCAAAAAAACTCGTCTCAGAGAAAAAACTACCACTTCCAGAGAAAGATATAGATCTGACAAATAAAGAAATTTACATACAATTTAGCCAATCTTATTCCAAAATAGATGGAGATAGTGCAACTGCTGCTGTCTGCTTAGCAATAATATCCGCTTTATTAGAAATTCCATTAAAACAGGACTTTGCTATAACTGGAAGTTTAGATTTAAGTGGAAATGTTTTAGCAATTGGAGGAGTTAATGAAAAGATAGAAGCCGCGAGAAGATATGGATTTAAGAGGGTTATTATTCCAGAAGCGAATATGATAGATGTTATAGAGACAGAGGGTATTGAAATAATCCCAGTTAAGACGTTAGATGAGATAGTTCCGCTTGTATTTGATTTGAGCTCTATAAAAAAAGATAATAAGAAAGAAGAAAAAAGCGAGGAAGTGGCAAAGGCATAA